AAATTTGGCCAAATCCCTGTTGGTATTAGCTGTGATACTGGGACAAAATGTCCAATActcaagtttcctcatctgacatGGATGATTACAGATCTCACGGGGTTGGTTAAGAATTCATGAGCTTTTCCTGCACTGCTAGAGGCCCTCAAGCCACAGGGGAAGGAAAAGCCAGCCGGCAGCAGGTCGGGAATCGCCGAGGTCTGCGCGTGCAAACGCCTTTCACTGGGCGCAGGAGCAGCGGCGCCGCAGTTCCCTCGCGTCCAGCCGGCATTCAGGTTGTGTCTCAGCCTGGAACCCCTTGATGCATGACTCCGACCCGAGAATGCGCTTCAAGGACACCTCAGAAGCACCCAGAAAGCCACACTGCGAGGCTATTTTTAGCGCCCTTCTTCCAGAATGCCTCCCCATCCCAAGACCCGCTAGTTTCCTAGGGGCCTTAAGAGAAGCGTTTTGCGCCCAGAAATGACAACCATCTTCTAATTTTATGATATCCCACCCCACGCTGTTTATCTCGtcttttaaaggttttgtttttggAAACGCATTACTACCGAAGCCCGAAGAAAGCGGCCGTAAAATGTCGGGCTTAGCGAGGAGAAGCGGTTCGAGCGTGCGGTGCTACCTTTGCAACCGAGGGCAGCAACCCGAGAGCTCAGTACCAGAGGGACACACCCCTGGCCCAAAACCCGCAAAACGCTGGGCCAAGAGCGCCGGCGGCGGAGGGAAAGGGCCGCCGCGCGCACAGCCCCGCCCCGACCCTTTGTGACGTAGGACAATGCCTGCCACGCGTCGGAACTTGGTGGCTGCGGCAGCCACGGGGCGCGAATGACACGCCGGAGGAAGCGCGCTGTTCTTCCGGGAGAAAACATGCATTTCTTATTCACATTGGTCATTTTCTTTTACCTGTGGAGCTTTTTTACTGCTCAGggacaaaagaaagaagagagtacAGAAGAAGTGAAAATAGAAGTTTTGCATCGTCCAGAAAACTGCTCTAAAACAAGCAAGAAGGGAGACCTACTAAACGCCCATTACGATGGCTACTTGGCTAAAGACGGCTCGAAATTCTACTGCAGGTAGGAAATGCTGCGAACTGATTCCGCGTCGGGTGGATGCACAAGGTCTTGCCCGTCTGTGCCAACCAGAAGCCTAATTGGTTGGTCGTCTCGTTTGTTGtttgggttttgtgtttttgtaacAGTAAGAGTTGAACCTTTTATTCATGGGGGGAAAAAGTCAGATTATATGGCAGTACTTCTCTAATAAActgaatattactttttaaattattgaaaatgttggcggaagaaattatcaaaaatacactACATCCACACTTCCAAGCACCACCACTATTCCTAGGATGTCTAGAATTAAATCAAGGTATTGCCAGTAAGGatgttcacatttttctttgcTGAGAGTTGGAGTCTTTACAGAAGATTACATAGGAtagttaaagatattttattctgGCCTTAGAAAGCACCATTTTTACAAGCTGGGAGCCACTTCCTAACTGTGACAAGACGCCACTCCAACAATGTCTTCCCTTGTGACCTCTGCTGGGACCTGATCCTCCCGTCTGCTCCCTCATCCCACCGGCTGcctattctgatttaattgatggTTTATTACTCAGAAGGAGAATGTCTTAGCAAGACAGGATTGGGAAATGTTAGTTCTTcccatttagaataaaatagagaaattcaataagaaaattttatttatttatttatttatttattttgagacagagtctcgctctgttgcccaggctagagtgagtgctgtggcgtcagcctagctcacagcaacctcaaactcctgggctcaagcgatcctcctgcctcagcctcccaagtagctgggactacaggcatgcgccaccatgcctggctaatattttctgtatatttttagttgcccagttaatttctttctatttttagtagagacgtggtctcgctcttgctcaggctggtctcgaactcctgagctcaagcgatcctcccacctcagcctcccagagtgctaggattacaggcgtaagccaccacgcccagccagaaaattttaaattaccattAAAATGACCTTTTGAGGTTATACCTTCTCCATCATTTTTTAGAACAAACCCAgttaaaatgtgttatttgtaCAAGCCATGCAGCTAGTTAGGGGCTAGAAACCCATTAAAAAGTTAACTGTTGAATAGTTTTTGTAAAGatgacaataaaaaagaaaatgagatgacTCCTAATGACTAGCTTTGGGCAAATCATACTTCTTTCTGGCAATTACAGGGAAGTTTCAACCAAACACCCCATCAGGGGTTTAGAAAAAGTGCTATTATGGGGAAGGAGACGATGTTAGAGAGGACTCCAATTTTAAATGCCCAgctatattttaaagtttgattCTTAAAATCAGCTTACCTaagtattgttttttattatagccGGACACAAAATGAAGGCCACCCCAAATGGTTTGTTCTTGGTGTTGGACAAGTCATAAAAGGCCTAGACATTGCTATGATGAATATGTGCCCTGGAGAAAAGCGAAAAGTGATTATACCCCCTTCATTTGCATATGGAAAGGAAGGCTATGGTAAGGTATTtaacttcaatttctttttttagttatgtttaaaaataaatcatagacttctgggtatacattttcaaaagaattgaaagtagagtctcaaagaaatatttgtatacctacgatcatagcagcattattcacaatagccaaagatgaaagcaactcaaatgtccatagacaaaagaatgaataaacaaaatgagtatagacatacaatggaatattattcagccttaaaaaggagggaaatcctgacacatgctacaacagggatgaacctggGGATGAACAGggatgattccacttatacgaggTACCTCAAGTGGTTAAAttcagagacaaaaagtagaagggtggttgccagggctgagagggaaatggggaggtaTGGAccaatgggtatagagtttcagttttggagattggttgcacagcAGTATGAATGTACTTTAGTGAACAATACACGTGAAAATGGTTATGATGCTAAATTTtacgttatgtgtattttaccacaattaaaaaccaaaaaaagaaatcaaaaaaataaaataaataaaaataatcacagaacTCTATGGCTGTATTTAATTCAGTCCAGCCCCtgtttttacttataaaaaaaataaaatatctttggtATATAGATCTCTGGCCAGAGTTCTTTCCCCTATATTGTGGCAGCACTCATAATGATTGTGAATATTCTATAAATTCTACCTTAGgcgtttttatttgttttcagtatgttatattattacataaatgtttataacacAGATCTTTGGTAAGAAGTACCAAAGTTATAAAACTCAGGAAACTGTAACATGAGTTTAGAATACAAAAATAGCACTCTAACATTATAAAAGGAATATCTGAGGTATAAGTTGTCAGTGACTGTTACCCCAATACAGGACAAGCCTTGAAATATTCAAGAAATGAActtattttttcaacattttgcctatttttaaaatcctggagTGAGAAGATATGAAAACCTAGgtaaagcaaatgagaaaattgtTTGCAACATGTATGAAGATTTGCTAACCATTAATAAAAATTACCTATTCCTAGAAATGGCTAAATCCATACAAAAGCAGCccactagcaaaaaaaaaaaaaatacaaatagcctTTAAGCCTATGAGAATACTTAATTTTATTCATaactaaaggaaattattttttgaaatgaggTCCCACTGTGTTCTCCCatatgaggccaggagttcaacgctggtctcgtactcctggcctcaagtgatctcccacctcggcctccagaagtgctgagattataggcatgagctactgcacccagcctaaagggaaattaaaacaaaaatgaaacacctTTTTTCACCCATTGGATTAGCAAAGATAAAAAAGTTGGCAAAGGCATGGAAAAACCAGCAGTTTCATGCATTTttgttgggaatgtaaatcattcaatctaaaaatttctttaagaaatgaaaatgcacaTATCTTCTGACCTAGTAGTTCCATTTCCAGGAATGTGCACAAAGCTATGTGTAAAAGAACATTCactgtaaactttttttttttttttgatagcaaaagactggaaactACCTGAGTATCCATCAGTAGGAAACTAAATAAATTATGCTATATCCATACAAAGGATTACTGTACAGCTAGTAAAAAGAAAGAGGTAGAGCTATACatgttaatatgttaaaaataaagcagtaCAGAATGTATTCCTGCAAAGAATATTGAGCAacagtgccaggctctgttctaggcactaggCATAAAGCGGTGAACAAAGTCAGCTCTACTCCCAATCCTCCATGTTGCATTTTAAAGGGGGAATTTCCCATATGTATGTGTCTACACAGACTATATTTAGAAGGATATGCAGTCATCTGATAGCATTAAATGTCCCTGGGAAGGAGGCCTGAGAGTCAAGGATGAGAAGGAAATTTCTTCTCTAATATTTTGtactgtttgaaatttttatcatgtgcattagtaatttttcaaaaattatgtattttttaaattactaactTAAGTGTAGCAGAATGGAGAGGGAAATTTGTAAATGGTAGGGGGAGGATGGGTAGTCTGATAAAGACTGATTCCACAGCCTCAGACAGGCCCTTGCTCCCTATTTCTGTGTGAAGCCTGTACAGAAAGAATCTGTGCCTCCTAACCCTGTTGAGAGCCCCTGCTAACTCCacctatttgaaatatttagtatATAAAGATTAATTTTCTACAATAAGATATGGCCACTACCAAATATTTCATGGAAGTGGCATGGCTTCTTTGAGGCTGTTGGTTTAGTCTTTAAGAATTCTTTCCAGCAAGACCAGAGGGATCACTGTCTCAAACTGGATGGGAAGGAGGTCAGTGCTGCAAGTCAGGCCCAATCAGACTTAAAACTCCTAACAAGACAGTTCTAGATAACTACAgctttattttcaatgtttttgcCAATCATTTGGTCCCATCAAAATAGCTCCCACAGTACTATAATTTATATACCCTGTTTTCATTTAGAGGAACccgggaaagagaaagaaaattgaagatgAATTAAGTTGAATGCAATTTTTGTCCTGAGTTGAAGCTGCGTCCAGGCAAAATGATATAGGCAAAGTTTGCCTTTCAGtctcttttattctcattttcgTTTTCAGAgtttccccttctctcttgtaTTGTCTCATCACATGCCTCCACACTCTGCCTGCCATCAGAGCACCCATTCCCCTATTTGCCTAAAGCACCCACACCCCTCATCAATAGGTGTCCTTCCTGGGTCTGTTACCCTAAGGCAAAGGACTGCTTAGTTTATCCTTTTCATAAACTAATTTACGCTTAGATATGATGACTACCCTGGCTGCCTAAACTTTTAATAAATCAGACCCTTACTGCAGATAAGTACAAGCTTGACTTGAGTCAAAGTTCATATTCAATTTGAGGTGTctccaataaacataaaaatgatgaatCTCACTAGAAACACCACCTGCACCTTAATTTtacaagtaaggaaactgaggcctaaaaaAGTATGTTCATTGGAATGTAGTTAACTGCTAGCCTTACTCATATTACGATAGCTTGgattagattgttttaaaagttGCAGCATAGACCATATGTAACTGTTTAACAAACAACTTCTTGATTAAATAAGCTTTTTAAAGTAAGTTGTTATTAAGACCTAACATTAGCTATAACTTTATTTTAGGTAGTACTTGAAGAAGTCTTTCCTCTGCGAAATATCCTTGCCTCATCTCGCAGAGCACCCCTGCATGTCTTCAAATGCATGTGACTTTTAGTGCTTTAATTAACGATATATGTGGTATGTATAGATTCTTTCCATTAACGCCTACTTCTTTGATCTGCTTCTCTAAGTAATTCTACAGCAAatgcatatttttctgttttatatactttaatttttttgcaaGAAAAAACTAATTGGCAGTGTTTTCTATGTTTACAGTAAAATTATTTAGAAACTTCATATATACCTGTGATATTTTTTTGTAAGGAATTTGAACTTTGTGTTTTGAATTTGTCTTTCATTATTGTCAGGAGAAGTTATTTTTCTGTCATAAGGAGATTTTCTATCTAGGAGTCTAGACAGAATAGGAATAGGTTTTGTAAAAACGGTCATTGAATCAATCCCTAGCTCTTTTATTCTAAAGTCAGATATTATGTGGTACTTTAGGTTAGGACTTTCACACTAGTCACATGATGcatgtgtaggtttttttttttctatgtcttctaTGTCTTCACTTTTGGCTGTAACTTACAACCTCTTTTCTCTTTGGACTACACAAAGATTTTAGCAAGAATTCtccacttttttaaagaaattactgTTTCCTTCAAAGGACAaacttagcaatttttaaaataaacaacatgggtcctttattccacaaatattggAGTGCCTATATTAGATCAGGCACCATGTAAGACCCTGGCAATATATTCATGACACAAGCTACCCACTGCTTCTTGGCAAGTCACTTTTGAATGAAATGACTTATCTGAAATAGCCCATAGCTTATTAAAATCATCTGCACCATCAGCAAAAAGGTTAACTTAAGGAGAACTATTCAACTTAATACTTAAAACTTTGTATTGTGATTAGAAATCTCCTCATAAAATTTTTACTGAGTTTTTCTGTCattgtacttattttttaatgtctgtaaaaaatttgaaagacaaatgtATTAATACTCATGTTTTATTTATGCTTCCAAATAACTACACAAAATCATTTTCTAAGCAATTACTCAtctacactttaaaatttttctgcccTTGCATTTCTTCTCTGTACTTCCCCTCTTCTGTATGATGATAGAAGTGtatagtcatcccttggtatccatgggagaCAGGGTCCAAGAACCTcctcagataccaaaattcaTAGAAGCTCAAGTCTctcatataaaatggtatagtatttgcatataacttctGCACAtattcccatatactttaaatcatctctaggttacttataatacctaatacaatgtaaatgctatatagatagttgttatactatattgtttagaaAAAAGTCTGCACATGTTCAGTGCAGACACAaccatcctttcttttttttaatattttcaagctgagattggttgaatccatggatgcagagccCACTGATATGGAGGGCCAtatcaatgtattaataaaaaatccaagcattaataaaaattacatgatttgtatttattttaatttaatcaggaaATAGTAGTCCCATGGGTCCTTTGAATTGACTTGgtttaaaaacatgagaaaaaattcctttaaaaaaaggaaaaaaacacaaaaaaatatttaaaaggcaaaaaaaaattttctagaagacaagaaaaaaattttttaagtgtttagaAAGTAGTtcttataaatatgaaataatactataatggctgcttgtgaataaatatttgaactgTATCTTCATATATGTTAAACAGTTAAAATTTATACCCTTAGCAGAAGGAAAGATTCCACCTGATGCAACATTGATTTTTGAGATTGAACTTTATGCTGTGACCAAAGGACCACGGAGCGTTGAAACATTCAAACAGATAGACACGGACAATGACAGGCAACTCTCTAAAACAGAGGTAATTCAAACAAATTTCATGTGTACAGCCTAATTTTTTTCATCACAATTTACATCTGTGTTAcaactattatattttatttctacctaGCGTCGCCTCTGATCACTGCTTTTATAGAGTTGATTACTAAAAACTCTAAGctctgagataataaaaatattattttccaatatAAAACTTGTGAGTCATCCTGTTCAACTGCCTTTCTTCCTGCAAGAGGGTCATTACAATCCCAAATTACTCATCTCTACAGGACTCTTCTAATTTATAAACTACAGGAGTGGATCTCTTTTTCAAGCAGCACTTGTAAGAATTTGTAACAGGGAGCAATTTCCACCTCACAGgattgtgaggattacatgagattaTGAAAAGAGCTAGCAAAAATTTGAATTGGGTGGGCTAGAAAGTTGATAAACAGGAGCCAGGGGCTgagcatggtagctcacacctataatcttagaatcctgggaggctgaagtgggagctcaggagtttgagaccagccttagcaagagtgagaccctgtctctactaaaacaaatagaaaaattagccaggcatggtggcacatgcctgtagtccgagctactctggaggctgaggcaggaggatcacttgagcccatgggtttgaggttgctgtgagctaggctgacgccacggcactctagcccaggtgacagagtgactcagtctcaagaaaaaaaaaagaacaggagccAGGAGTTCAGCAATCTAGCTTCTGTATCTCAGCCTTATATATGAATTGAGGGATTAATAAAGATATTGTAAGAATAATAGataacatttttttcacattttctcattGCCAGGTATTCTTATAAGCACATTAAGTATGTAAATTTATCTAATCTTGACAATTTATGAAGTAGACACTATTATCATTATCTTCACTTTATAGATGGGAAACAAGATGCTCCGACAGGTTAACTAACCAAAAATCACACAGCTATAAGTGACAAAACCAGGATTGCAACCTGGACTATCTGGCTTCACTACTGTATTCTTACCCTTGGGCCCTGACTGCCTTTTTTGTGGAGAATCATGAATGTTTCAAAGCAAATTGCTTGTTTATTGAAGTCTAGTGCCTTACTTAGTCCCACTGACTATACTCTTGCTTAAAATGAGTAACCCAGTTGTCTCCCCTCTTAATTTGTTTGGAGGCATTTCAAAATGCATAACTGCTACCTAAGTAAGTATTATAAAAGGCAACTGGGTTGATTTCAACTGGTGAGTAAGGCCTTttgctctgtttctttttcctctccctctccaaTCCTTTCTCTACCCAGTTCAACTTCTTCCTCCTGGATATTAGTAAGGACTTTTCCCTGAATCACATTGGTTGGGCAACaatggaagagggagaaggaacaTCTTCTGTTCCTTAAGAAGGGCAGCTAGAAGGGTGGCAAACTGTTCCCAGTGTGTACTTGCCTGTTGACTCCTTGTCACCTTTTGTAGGGTCAGTAGCTGCAGGTGAACTCATATAGTACCTGAGGGCTCAGCCTGTGCACACAGACCGTTTCTCATCACAGGCGCACCAAGAGGCACATTCTGCAGTGTCAATACTACTCAGCAGACATTAGGGGATCTTCACTTCTTTTCCGGAAAATAAAAGTAGTGAAAATCCAAATTAGTGACTTACttagctacaatttccccagATGTCTTTCAGGGATAAGCTATTTCACCAGATGGATGAGAGTAATTTTCACACACTTAAATAACAATAGCTATCTTATTGACGCCCAATAATCATTACTGCAATCCTAACATCAACCTACAATATAGGTACTTACTgctctccttttacagatgacaaaactaaggttcagagaggttaataaTAATTGCTTAAGACCACATAGCTGGTACATGGCAAAGCCTGGATTTGAAACATGAACCAAAAGAAACTTCCTTTCTTCATCCTCAGAAAGATTTAGTAAATTATTTCTTCAGTATAAATAAGGTGaggaagatggagagagaaatacagtattttattaaAGTACAAAGTGAAAGTAGTGTGGGACCTATTACTAGCAAAATTAAGGTCATGTTCTTACCCACTACCTTTTTGTACCTCTGTAGTCTAGTGTACTGGAAAAGGAGTCGATTTTGAGCATCAGCAATACTGGTTatgaaaagttaaatttaataatttagaatatgAGGAATATTTGAGGCTACTTAATATTCTTTATACCTATGTGGGattactaaagaagaaaaaagtctcCCTCATATAGGACCAAAGCCCCATTTGAGGACAGTTGATATATCCTTCAATAACATCCATTGATTGCCCTAAAAAAAAGTCTATTCACAATGGGTTAAGCGTGGAATATTGTTGCTCTATAAGAGCTGTCTCCTATGGAGACATAtaagatttcaggagttttgcagggctttgcctgtaggaatatgtgaacgtgttagttcACATCTCAAAAGCTGCCTctcctcaggagggcatctcacagATCAGTTGGCAACCAAGGCTTGTTGGCTTTTGCCTGCTTCTGTAAAACAAAGCTTGGCATGCATAAGGCCACGGGATGAGAACTGATCAAAGAGTGCCCACCCTACAGACACCTGTGGCTAAAAACAATTAGcctaagggacagttcctgcttccctcctgactacctgtctcaatccacaaaagctagataaagaaatatagagccactatatttctgtttagcctttctgctaagtgatagttttatcttagaacttagaagtttgtctttgAAAGATTTTGTAACTGTTTGCTCatgtagatagagttaattaagggatctctagaagcTTTTTGGGGACTTTTAACGTAAaatgaactacctgttattatgtaaatctgttacccctggcaacccatcactgtaccaataaatactgatgtgaagCTTCACTCAGGGCCTCAGCTCACGGGAATGCTAGAGGTCTCCCGATCCCCCAACCACTATAAAATCTatactttataaaactgtactttcatctgtgtgtattcttttatttctatattctattattttctatgttctattattttccttatctcttGTGACGACCCCTGCCAAAGGGACCTAATtttttgctgggagcatagcAAAAAATCATATTAGCTCCCTGCAGAATATGTATTTCTGAAAACTTCTCAGGGTTCAACTCTAGCTTTCAAAAATACTCTCACCTCTAAAATGTAGCCTTGCTGAACATTCTTTCCAGATCAGTGTGTAGCTTTCTTTAGTTACATAGATTAGCACTttccaatggaaaaataattgagtcacataaataattttaatttctttagtagccacatctaaaaaagtaaaaagacataggtgaaattaattttaatgatatatcttAATtccatatatctaaaatattacttCATGAAATTAATATGCAAATTATCAATATTCTTTTTAAGTCTTCgaaatttgttgtatattttacatttatagaataGTAACATATTTCAGTTTGATCTAGCCACATATCAAGTGCTCAGTAATCACATGCAGCTAGTGGCAACTACAGTGGACAATGCTTTCAATGTGTGTTCGTGTAGAGAAATTTCCTGTTGTGTAGAGAAACAGGGAATACTTCAGAATATCTGTTCTTTGACATTATTATTAGAGAGATTGTCATAGTTATGTAGATTTAGGGGGAGAAATATAGAaggatagaaaacatttttttaatatttaaaagttcaaaatccATAGTTGGGTTTTATTGATTACATAACCATTACTTTTAGAGATTATAAAAATGccaatttagattttatttactaATGGAAATGCTTAAGAGTGATTTTCCTTTGATAATGTGAACAATGTACTTTATTGGAAAGCATTTAGTTTCAACAAAAttcaattcaaatgctaatctttgAGTATGTACCACTAACTATCTATAATCTCAGGGGAAGTTAATTTGAAAACCTGTTTCTCTCCAGAAAATTgcttcaaaagttaaaaaaaaaaaaaaaacttcagttagcttttaaaaattttatatcactTAACAATAAGAAGCCTTGGGTATGAGTTTCGTTATTGTAAACATTCCTCAAAGTTACTGGAAATTTATTGtgataactttttattaaaaatgttattttggccCTCTAGATAAGTCTGTACTTGAAAAGGGAATTTGAAAA
The nucleotide sequence above comes from Eulemur rufifrons isolate Redbay chromosome 1, OSU_ERuf_1, whole genome shotgun sequence. Encoded proteins:
- the FKBP7 gene encoding peptidyl-prolyl cis-trans isomerase FKBP7 isoform X1, which codes for MHFLFTLVIFFYLWSFFTAQGQKKEESTEEVKIEVLHRPENCSKTSKKGDLLNAHYDGYLAKDGSKFYCSRTQNEGHPKWFVLGVGQVIKGLDIAMMNMCPGEKRKVIIPPSFAYGKEGYAEGKIPPDATLIFEIELYAVTKGPRSVETFKQIDTDNDRQLSKTEISLYLKREFEKDEKPRDKSYQEAVLEDIFKKNDHDGDGFISPKEYNVYQHDEL
- the FKBP7 gene encoding peptidyl-prolyl cis-trans isomerase FKBP7 isoform X2: MHFLFTLVIFFYLWSFFTAQGQKKEESTEEVKIEVLHRPENCSKTSKKGDLLNAHYDGYLAKDGSKFYCSRTQNEGHPKWFVLGVGQVIKGLDIAMMNMCPGEKRKVIIPPSFAYGKEGYEGKIPPDATLIFEIELYAVTKGPRSVETFKQIDTDNDRQLSKTEISLYLKREFEKDEKPRDKSYQEAVLEDIFKKNDHDGDGFISPKEYNVYQHDEL